The DNA region ATGCTGCCATTCTTAACTAGCACTTTAAGCTAGTTTTATTTTTTTCTTAGTATTTCTACTTTATTTTTTAGAAAGTTTCGCTGTTAATTCTTTTGTATTAACGTCATTACTGAACAAATTGTTATTGTTTTGTGTTCTCCTATTACCGTTAAATAAAGCTTGTTTTCTTCTTCTCGTGGAGCAATAAACAAAAATCCAGACTCATGAACTACAACTTCAGCTGCATTTTGAGGGTACATAAAAATATCATTATTTTTGATTTTGCATAATTACCTTCAGCCACAATTGTAGCACGAGATTTCTCATTCTGCTATTATAATGTTTAAATTAGCTAAATATCTTCAAACACAGATTTTGCCTGCAATAATTAGTTTACATACATGCATTTCTTACTCATGCTAAGTTTCATGTTATTTCAGTATTTATTTCAAATATCAATTCTTGAACAGTCTCTTATCATTTGTGTCACCTTAGACATATATTGTCTTACTGGCTCTAAACTAACTTTGGTATAAATACTCGTTGATTTTATGTCACTATGATTCAATGCTGCACTAATTATATACTGACCAGCGCCTGCATCCCCCATACAACTTGCAAACGTCCTTCTTAGATCGTGTATTCTGAAATTTTTTATGCTTGCCTTTTCACAAATTATCTTCCATGCGGTATTTGGATGCGATAAGTGTCCGCTTTCGCTAGTAGAACTTGGTAGTACCCATTTACTTGTAGATATTAATTTTCTTGCTTGCAATATTTCCATTGCCTCATCTGTTAATGGTATATTTTGCGCCTTTCCGTTCTTAGTTTTTGGTATATGCCATATTTTTCTTTCAAAATCTATATTGTCCCATTCCATCTCTAACACATTACTTTTTCTAGCTCCAGTATATAACGCTAGTAATGCAAAATCTCTTATCAATGGACTTGCTTCTCCGCATAATACTTGTAAAAATCTACCCATTTCATCGTAACTTAGACGTCTCTCTCTTGCTTGCAGTTTATGCTGCTCTATCCCTAGAGTAGGATTGTTTTCTATTAATCCCCATTTTATTGCCTTATTAAATATAGTGCGTAAGGTTGCTAGCAATGCATTTGCTGTGGCATATTTTCCCTCTTTGCTGATATCATTGAATATTGGTTCAATATCACTCATTCGAATCTTGCTTATCTTTTTTTCATATAATGCTTGTGCATAAGTATGTACTCTGTCAGCATTCTCTTTCCAGTTTATAGTATATATTTTGGCATACTCTTCAATATACTTATAACACAGCTCTTTGAATGTAATCTCTTGTCTTTCTTTTATACGATTCTCATTTTCTTCTATCTGTTGTTGACATTTTTATCAACCTTGAGTTGGTATGTATTTTTCAACCATCATCTTAACCTTTAGATTGAAAACTGGCCCCCAATTTCCTGAATTTTTTTTCTACCTATTTTCTACCTTTCTCCTTAATTTTTTTGTTATATTGACAAATATAGTTAAAGTTGAAGCTTGATTAAAAATATTAATAAAAGTTAACATAAGTTAATAGTAGGTTCTATAAAGTGTAGAAGTTAACAAAAATCAACTTTTCTTCTTCCTTATACTTGATCTGCTTTTGCGCCTTGACCTAGTTATATCTGCAAACTTATTGGTCTATATAAAGAAGTGATTTGATGATGTATAAAGCAAGTAATATGCTCAGCACATTCAAAGCTAGTTCATTTATGCTTAGTTGTATAGGTGGGTAGTATGGGCGCATGTAAAAATATGATTGTGTAAGCGGCTTTTTATTATTGCTACTAGCTTACTTTCCAGAAGAAATCAATTAAATTAGTTTAGAGCCAGTAAGACAATAATAGAATTTTCTAAACTTATATATTTTTTAGATTTATACATATTAATCTGCTAAGCAGAATAAAACTCAACAACTAAATTTATTTGCGGGTCAAAAGGATATGGTACTTCACTAATAGAAGATGGCATACGAATAAAATTACCAATGAATTTTTCATCATCAAAAGCCAAGTATTCAGGTATTCTTCTTGCCTTCTTTGAAATTGCTCCTATTACTATAGGAATTTGTTTAGCTTGCTCGCTTAACTCAATAGAATCACCAGCTTTAACCCTATAACTTGCAATATTAATTTTTTTGCCATTAACTTTAATATGCTTATGGCTCACCAACTGCCTTGCAGCAAAAATTGTTGGAGCAATGTTTAACCTGTAAACTACAGCATCAAGCCTTCTTTCAAGCAACCCAACTAAATTCTCAGCTGTGTTTCCACTCTTTTTTCTTGCAATCTTGAAAGTATTCCTAAATTGCTTCTCTGATATACGGCCATAATGAGACTTCAATCTTTGCTTTGCTATAAGATGCTTACTATAATCTGATGGCTTACTGATACTTGAAGAATTGCCTTGTTGGCCAGGTTTATAATTTTTATTATTAATTGCATCCTTCTCATGCCCCCAAACACTAGTACCTAGCCGCCTACTAACTTTATATTTAGATTTAATAACCTTAGTCATTAATTACACTACCCCTATAGTATAAAATTTTAATTGCTTGAGCAGATAATAATTTAAAAAAATAAAAATGTCAAATATCGATTGATTAATTTATATTATCAATATTTAATACATTTCAACATTCCAAATTAGAATATGAAACTTAAAAAATTACACAGGATATATAGCAGTATACCATTGAGTAAAGCTGGTACTATCAAACTCTCAAGAGAGCAAGCTAACTACATAATCAATGTACTAAGGTGTAAAAACAATGATCAAATTAGAGTATTTAATGAACTAAATGGAGAATATTTAGCTATTATTCATCATAATAACAACAAAGAAGTATTATTGCAAATTATAAATCAAACTAAAGTAGTTGCAAAAGAAGTTGATGCAAATAACTCGCATTTAGTTCTTGCTCAGTGTATTATTAAACCAGAAAGAATGGCCAGAGTAATTGATATGGCAACTCAAGTAGGAATAACAAACATAGTACCAATCATAAGCGAATATTCTCAACATCTAAAATTTAACACAGAAAAATATAATAAAATCATCATAGAATCTTGCAGACAATCAGAACGATTAACCATACCTATTCTATCATCTCCAGTAACATTATTGCATTTTTTAAGCCAAAGTAACTCCGAGTGCATATTATGTGCTAATGAACAGGAAAAAATACAACAAATACATCATATTCCGGCATCAATACTTTCTAAAGCTTCAATTCTAATTGGGCCAGAGGGCGGTTTCTCTGAACAGGATCAAAGCATATTAAGGAAAGCAGGAAGATTAATAAAATCGATAAGCATTGGAAGAAATGTTTTAAGATCTGAAACTGCTGCAATATATCTTTTATCGCAGTTACAATTATTAA from Orientia tsutsugamushi str. Boryong includes:
- a CDS encoding tyrosine-type recombinase/integrase is translated as MEENENRIKERQEITFKELCYKYIEEYAKIYTINWKENADRVHTYAQALYEKKISKIRMSDIEPIFNDISKEGKYATANALLATLRTIFNKAIKWGLIENNPTLGIEQHKLQARERRLSYDEMGRFLQVLCGEASPLIRDFALLALYTGARKSNVLEMEWDNIDFERKIWHIPKTKNGKAQNIPLTDEAMEILQARKLISTSKWVLPSSTSESGHLSHPNTAWKIICEKASIKNFRIHDLRRTFASCMGDAGAGQYIISAALNHSDIKSTSIYTKVSLEPVRQYMSKVTQMIRDCSRIDI
- the rpsD gene encoding 30S ribosomal protein S4; this translates as MTKVIKSKYKVSRRLGTSVWGHEKDAINNKNYKPGQQGNSSSISKPSDYSKHLIAKQRLKSHYGRISEKQFRNTFKIARKKSGNTAENLVGLLERRLDAVVYRLNIAPTIFAARQLVSHKHIKVNGKKINIASYRVKAGDSIELSEQAKQIPIVIGAISKKARRIPEYLAFDDEKFIGNFIRMPSSISEVPYPFDPQINLVVEFYSA
- a CDS encoding RsmE family RNA methyltransferase, which gives rise to MSKAGTIKLSREQANYIINVLRCKNNDQIRVFNELNGEYLAIIHHNNNKEVLLQIINQTKVVAKEVDANNSHLVLAQCIIKPERMARVIDMATQVGITNIVPIISEYSQHLKFNTEKYNKIIIESCRQSERLTIPILSSPVTLLHFLSQSNSECILCANEQEKIQQIHHIPASILSKASILIGPEGGFSEQDQSILRKAGRLIKSISIGRNVLRSETAAIYLLSQLQLLKIMHVRA